The genomic segment GCGGAGTTTGTGGCCATCGAGCAGAAGTTGATTGAGGAACCGGATTCGGAGTTCCGGTTTCACAGTGGGCCTCTCGCTTACTGACTCTTTGCCACGGACATTCACAGACGCTCACGGCCAAAAAAATCTCTAAAGCTCTTCGCACAGAGTCATCCACCGGGCAATCCCCGCACTTCGGTATTTCTGCTTGTGCAGGATGAAGTAGAAATGCCGGTCGAACGGCCGGTGGGGCACGTTCAGGGGCACCAGGCTGCCGCGTTTGAAGGCGTCGGCCAGGACCACTTCGGACAGGCAGCCGATGCCTAGGTTGGCTTCTACTGCCCGCTTGATGGCTTCAGTGTGTTCCAGTTCCAGCAGCACGTTCAGGTCTGGCAGCAGCCCGTGCATGCCCCGTTCGAAGCTCTGGCGGGTGCCGGAGCCCTGTTCCCGGAGAATCCAGGTGGCGGCGCGCAAATCGTCGTCGGTCAGTTTGCCCTTTCCGGCCAGCGGGTGGGCGGGGTAGCAAAAGGCCACCAGCCGGTCTTCCCGCCAGGGAATCACCTCCAGCTCCGACGCCTGCAGTTCGCCCTCAATCAACCCGATATCCAGTTCAAAGTCCCGAACCCGTCTTGCAATGGTGCTGGTGTTGGCAACTTCCAGAGAGACTTTCGGGTGGTTGGGCGAGCTCATGTACTCGGCCATCACCCCTACCGCCAGGTAATTGCCGATAGTGAGTGTGGCACCCACTTTCAAAGCGCCGACCTCGGAGTGCTTGCTGAAGGCCTGTTCCAGTTCCCTTGCCTGTGCCAGCAGGGCTTCTGCTTTCGGCCGATACAGCCGGCCAAGCTCGTTCAGTTGCAGCCGTTTGCCCACCCGGTCAAACAGCTGGATATCGAACTGGGATTCCAGTTCCTTGAGGGCGCTGCTGGCTGCGGATTGTGACATGGCAAGGGACTCCGCCGCCCGGGTGATGTTCTGGAAATGGGCGGCGGCGAGGAAGACCTCGAGCTGGCGGAAGCTGTACTTCATGATCGATCAGGCCGGATAGATGAGAGAAAATGTCCTGTCTGATCGATACGTTAGCTGGTCACTGCCGCCAAGACAACCAAATTGGCGGGTTCAGGGGATCATCAGTACCGGGTAGGGGCTGCCGGCCGCCACATGTTCCGTGGTACTGCCGATCATGATCTCCTGAATGGGTGTTGAGCCCCGTTTACCCATAATGGTCAGCAGGGGGCGGGTTTCGTTGATGGTTTGCAGGATCTGATCCACCGGCCGGCCGGTCAGGATATTTCGGTGTACGTTGGGATGGCGCTCTGCCAGTTCATTGATCCGCTGTTCGGTGGCCTCATCAGATTGTTCGGGCTCTTCGGAATGCGCCCACACTACGCGCCCCGTGTGCCGGTTGGCCATTAGCTCTTCAAAGGCAGCCTGGGCATTGAACGACGCCTTTGATCCATCAGTGGCCAGCAAAATCTCCTCTTCGGCCGCCGATGGCTGGTCCTGGACCGGAATGATCAACAGCGGAACTTTGGTCGTTCGGGCGAGGTTCAGGGCGGTGTTTCCGAAGAACAGCTCTTTGGCTGCGCGATGGCTTCGGTTGCACGCCACGACGCCGTCAGCGTTGAGTTTCTTGGCCAGCGCCTGGACTTCCTGGGCAACAAAGCCCCTGGCAACGTGGGTGGCAGTGGCAATCCCAAGGCTGCTTTCGAGGTGTTCGCCAATGCGGCGTAACCGCTCTGTAGCTGAACCTTCGGTGTCGTCCGGGCGAAGTCGTTTGTGGGTTTGCAGTACATAGGTGAGCGTAATCTTCCGAGTGCCCAGGAGTTTGAGTAAGGCTGGCAGTTGTTCCATAGCCTGCTCCCACTCCTTGGTGTAGTCCACGGTCAGAATCAGGTGATCAAGCATCGTGTTCTCCTTGCGGGCTGTTTGTCCTGGGGCCAATGTCTTCAGGCTAGTTCAGGAGTAGGCTGAAGACCATGACCCGGATCAGTTTGTTATCGATTTATATTTATAAAATCGAACACATATATGGGTATTACCTGTTTTGTCGATTTAACTTGTCGGGTTAAACTTTTCCCATTGAATTCCCATATAAATTGTATGAAGTCGCAACAACGAGGCTGCCATGAGTAATCTGATGAAAGAAACGGTCACCAGCGTTCACCACTGGAACGATACTCTGTTCAGTTTCAAGACCAGTCGGGACCCCGGGTTCCGTTTCAAGAACGGGCACTTTGTGATGATTGGCCTGGAAACAGACGGCAAGCCGCTGATGCGGGCCTACAGTATTGCCAGCGCCAATTACGAAGAAGAGCTGGAATTCTTCTCAATCAAAGTGCCGGATGGCCCGCTGACGTCTCGACTGCAGAAGATCAAGGTAGGGGATGAAATCCTGGTCAGTCGCAAACCCACCGGCACCCTGGTGCTGGATAACCTGTTGCCCGGGCGTAACCTCTGGTTGATCAGTACCGGCACCGGGCTAGCGCCGTTTATGAGTATTATCAAAGACCCTGAGGTGTATGAAGCCTACGACAAGGTCATCCTGACTCACGGTGTAAGGTATGTATCTGAGCTTGCCTACCAGCAGGATATCCAGGACCTGCCGGAAAACGAGTTTTTCGGTGAGATGGTGCACGGTAAGCTGCTGTACTACCCGACCGTCACCCGGGAGCCGTTCCGCAATCAGGGCCGGCTGACCGATGCCATGGAGAGCGGCAAGATCACCCGTGATCTCGGGTTGCCTGATTTTGATGTGGAGCAGGATCGCTTTATGATTTGCGGCAGCCCGAGCATGCTCAAGGATACCTGCAGCATTCTCAATAATATGGGCTTTCGTGAGGCTCGCGGCGGCGACATGGGCCATTACGTCATTGAACGGGCGTTCGTGGAGCAGTAAACCTCTCCTGAACCTGCTGGCTGCCTGGCGTCCCGTCTGGCTGGGAGATATTGGCCAAACGCGGGCCTAGCGCAGCCAGTTGCGAATCTGCATTGCCAGGCGTTCGCCGTCGTTGAGCCCTGCGCGCTCTGCCATCAGCTCAGCCAGCACATCCGGGCGGTCGGTGATGATGTTATCGACGCCCATATCCAGAAAGCGTGCCATGTCGGACGGTTGATTGACTGTCCACACATGCAGTTCATTGCCCGCCTTGTGGGCCCTGGCAACCGCCGCCGGGGTGGCCCGGTTCAGGCGTAGCGCCAGAATGTCGTAACGATCCTGCCACAAAGGACCTACCACGAACTGAGCCAGTAATGCGGTTTTCAGCCCCGGTTCCAATTGTTTTGCCAGCTCCAGGCTAGGCCAGTCAGCTGCCGCAAGGATGGTGCCTTGCACAGCGTTATTGTCTTGCAGGGTCTGGACAACGGCGGTCACCAGTGCCCGTTCGTTGCGGTTCGGTTTCAGGTCAACAAACAGTCGCACCCGGCCACGGGTGGCCTTGACTGCGTGTTCAAGCGTTGCAATGCGCTCATGGGCAAAGTGATCATCAAACCATGAGCCGGCATCCAGATGACGGATGTCGTCATACCGGACGTCGCCAATCCGCTCCGGCTTACCGAATATCCGCTCCATATCCTGGTCATGCCAGAGTACCGGTACGCCGTCTGCAGTCAGTTGGACATCAATTTCAACGTAGTCGGCACCATCCTCTATGGCCTGGTGTATGGCGCTGAGCGTATTTTCCGGAGCTTTAAAGGCACTGCCACGGTGGGCTGTGATGGTCACTTGATCTTGCTGGTTCAAAGAGCTGACCACTTGCACGCTCTGGGTAAGCACCAGTGCGATAACCAGGACCTCAAGCAGCCAGAGCCGACGACCGGTTTTTGCATCCTGTCTGGTCGAGGGCGGCTGCTGCCATTGCAGCCGCCGCCCGGGTATGGTCCTGTAGCGGGCGACGATGAGCGCGCCCAGTGCCGAGCTTGCCAGGAAGGTAAGGGCAAGGCTGACCAGAAGGTAGCTCCCCACCAGCAGGATAACCACGGGCAATAGCAAACTGGTATTTGCGGGCAGTAGCCGGAACACACTGCCGGCCAGCAAATCAAACGCCAGCGTTACCATGGCCGGCATGGCCAGCACCGCGATAATTCCGAGCGACAGAAGGCCGGCGGTTTCGCGATGAGTGCCGCGGGTGTCGCGGGCACTCTGCTGGAGGGCCGTCATGGGTGTTTTTTGGTCCAGCATCAGGGCCGGGATGGAGAGAATCCAGCGGAGAAACAGGGAGCCGTTGGCCACCACAATGGCTCCGAGCATAAGCAGGCAAAAGCCAAGGAACCACCAGAGAATCGGCGGGCGCTCAAGGTTCAGCAGGTAAGGATCAAAATTGTTCAGTAAAAGATGTGTAGCGAAGCCCATGGCCGCCAGGAATGGCAGGGCAGTCAATAAATGTGCAAGGGTCTGAATGGTTGCCATAAGGACCAGTTGCGGCAAGCGCCGGCCAATCCCCGCCAAGGCACGGATGGCGGCCCGGGTGGAGTGCTTGCCGGGCTGGGCAGCAATCAAGGTGACCCCGGCCAGTTGAAGGACGATCAGCACCGCTGCGAGTAGCAGGGTCACCAACAGCCAGAGTACGCCGCCCGGCGATGCGAGAAAGTCAAGCAGCCCCCCGGTGGTTATGGCCGCGTCACCCGTGATTGGCCTGAGCAGAGACACCGCGGCAGTGATCAACGGCGTGAAAACAGCGATGGATAAACCGGTGAAGGTCAGATAAAGCGCAAGCAATGACCGGTGATGCTGGCGGAACAGGATCAGGCCTTGTTTGAGCAGAGGTAGCACGTTATTCGCCTTTCGGGGTCAACAGTGTGGCTTTCTCCAGCAGTGCCAGGCGCTCATCGAGGGACAGGTAGGGTTCGTCTTCGGTTTGTTGCAGGCTTCCGAACAGCCTGTCTGGATCAAACGCCCAGCTGCTGCAGCGGGTGGTCAATTCGGTACAGGCGAGCAGGGTGCCGGATTCCCGGAGAAAGTACTTCATGCCGGTGTAGGTGTCGGCCAGCATCAGGTCGCGGGCAGGCTCTGTCGGTTCAGACAGCAGGCTTCGGCCAAGCATGTTCCCGGCCAGGTGACCGTTACCCGTGGCATCCAGAATGGTCATTGGGATGTCGAACTGGGCAACAATCCGGTTTTCCGGTGCGAAGTCGCTGAGGTCTGGCCGGCCCGGCGAACGTATGGCCAGTACCCCGAGGTTGCTGTTCAACGGCAGGGTTTCGTGGTCGTCGCGAACAAAGCCGCCGGATTCATCGGATGTGACAATCACCAGTGTGTTGTCCAGCAGTCCTTCCTGCTCAAGCTGAGTCAGAAAGCGTTCAAGGGAGTTGGCCATGACCACCATGGCATTTTGGCGAGCCACCTGGGCGGCAGGGAGCCCTGTTGTTTCCTCATCAGCAGATTGTTTGGTCTGCTCGGCCGCAAGTTCCTGTTCGGCTTCTGGTCCGATGTTGAACGGATGGTGGGTGCCGACATTCAGGGTCGTCACAAACCATGGGCCGGGTTGGTTGCTCAGCTCTGCCAGGCGCCCGGCAATGTCAGGGAAGAACTTCGGGTCAGGCGGGCCCCAGCCATCCTGTTCCTGCGCGTGGCCAAATGCCTCGGCGCCGGTCACGTTCTCATAGCCCGCCCGAGGCATGAACTGATCCTTTTTCATGTATTCGATTGGTGCAGCTTGCCAGTAAGCGGTGGTGTAGCCCTGGTCCTTCAGCTTTTTCGGGAGGCAGTCGGGGTTGGCTTTATCTTCCGCGACGGCCAACATCTTTTCCGATGGTCGGCGCAAGTCGGGATAACGCCCGCACACCAGGGCGAAGGTGCCGCGATCCGTCTGTCGCTCCATACTTAGCACGTTGTTGTAGACCCTGAAACCGAAGCTGTCGAACGTCGCCTCCAGAGTGTCGAGAGAGACGACAGGCTGAAGATTGTGATAGTGGCTGACTTTCGGCAGATAACCACCGGACAGCCCTTCCATCATGATCAACAGAACATTGGGTGGCTCAGGGTTGTGGAAGTTGCTGGTTTGTTGGTGGAAAAAGTTGGTTCGTCTGTGCAGTTGCTCACTTAGCTCAGTGGTTTCATCACCGATCGCCGTGCCAATAGGATTGAGCAGTGCACCTGGAACCTGGGCGACGGTGCTGGCCACCACGTTATTGGCGGGTGTTGTCAGGCTAGGAAACGACAGAACGTAAAGACCCGTGACCAGGACCGAAGAGGTGGCCAGCAGGATGGGCGCCCGCTCTGTTGCTGGCACCCATTTCCTGTGCAGCCAGTGCAACAGCCAGGCCAGCGTGAGGTAGCCCGGGAGGGTGATCAGATAGATGTTGAGCAGGCTGCCGGTAATAAACGTGCTGTCCATACCCTTGCCGGCAGAGGCCAGTTGGAAGAGCGTTCCGTGGGCGGTCAGGTGCATGCCTGCCACATAGAGTGCGACACCCAGGGCGGTGATCAGCAGGGCGCGGACAATGCCAGCCGATAGATGCAGGAATACGGCCAGCAAAAAGGCCCCGGCAATGTCGCCACCAAGGGTGCCGGGCAGGCTGGGGATCACTCCACTCTGGATGATCAGCAGGCCGCGTATCACGGCCAGCCAGATCCAGGCCAGGAACAAGGTGCGTATGAAACAGGCAGCAAGTGAAGCCTGGTTCCCTTTCATAGGGTTTACTCGTGTTGGATGCGTTATCTGAACAGTATGAGGCAAGAGGCTTGTGCTTCAACAGCCGGAGCTTGCTAAGGTAACGGATCAGATGGCCGGGAAGTTTCTGAAAATTCCTTCGTTATCAGAGCCTTTGTCAGAAAATCATCATTTCGGGAAGCGCAGGGGAATGAAAAAAAGTGTCCAAATCGTAATTGCGGGAGTCATCGCGGTGGTGTGCGGCGCGTTTCTCGGCAGCCTCGTACAAACCCAGTTCAACCTGGCGGCGTTGTCGGCCCTTGG from the Marinobacter sp. LQ44 genome contains:
- a CDS encoding LTA synthase family protein is translated as MKGNQASLAACFIRTLFLAWIWLAVIRGLLIIQSGVIPSLPGTLGGDIAGAFLLAVFLHLSAGIVRALLITALGVALYVAGMHLTAHGTLFQLASAGKGMDSTFITGSLLNIYLITLPGYLTLAWLLHWLHRKWVPATERAPILLATSSVLVTGLYVLSFPSLTTPANNVVASTVAQVPGALLNPIGTAIGDETTELSEQLHRRTNFFHQQTSNFHNPEPPNVLLIMMEGLSGGYLPKVSHYHNLQPVVSLDTLEATFDSFGFRVYNNVLSMERQTDRGTFALVCGRYPDLRRPSEKMLAVAEDKANPDCLPKKLKDQGYTTAYWQAAPIEYMKKDQFMPRAGYENVTGAEAFGHAQEQDGWGPPDPKFFPDIAGRLAELSNQPGPWFVTTLNVGTHHPFNIGPEAEQELAAEQTKQSADEETTGLPAAQVARQNAMVVMANSLERFLTQLEQEGLLDNTLVIVTSDESGGFVRDDHETLPLNSNLGVLAIRSPGRPDLSDFAPENRIVAQFDIPMTILDATGNGHLAGNMLGRSLLSEPTEPARDLMLADTYTGMKYFLRESGTLLACTELTTRCSSWAFDPDRLFGSLQQTEDEPYLSLDERLALLEKATLLTPKGE
- a CDS encoding ferredoxin--NADP reductase — protein: MSNLMKETVTSVHHWNDTLFSFKTSRDPGFRFKNGHFVMIGLETDGKPLMRAYSIASANYEEELEFFSIKVPDGPLTSRLQKIKVGDEILVSRKPTGTLVLDNLLPGRNLWLISTGTGLAPFMSIIKDPEVYEAYDKVILTHGVRYVSELAYQQDIQDLPENEFFGEMVHGKLLYYPTVTREPFRNQGRLTDAMESGKITRDLGLPDFDVEQDRFMICGSPSMLKDTCSILNNMGFREARGGDMGHYVIERAFVEQ
- a CDS encoding glycerophosphodiester phosphodiesterase; translation: MLPLLKQGLILFRQHHRSLLALYLTFTGLSIAVFTPLITAAVSLLRPITGDAAITTGGLLDFLASPGGVLWLLVTLLLAAVLIVLQLAGVTLIAAQPGKHSTRAAIRALAGIGRRLPQLVLMATIQTLAHLLTALPFLAAMGFATHLLLNNFDPYLLNLERPPILWWFLGFCLLMLGAIVVANGSLFLRWILSIPALMLDQKTPMTALQQSARDTRGTHRETAGLLSLGIIAVLAMPAMVTLAFDLLAGSVFRLLPANTSLLLPVVILLVGSYLLVSLALTFLASSALGALIVARYRTIPGRRLQWQQPPSTRQDAKTGRRLWLLEVLVIALVLTQSVQVVSSLNQQDQVTITAHRGSAFKAPENTLSAIHQAIEDGADYVEIDVQLTADGVPVLWHDQDMERIFGKPERIGDVRYDDIRHLDAGSWFDDHFAHERIATLEHAVKATRGRVRLFVDLKPNRNERALVTAVVQTLQDNNAVQGTILAAADWPSLELAKQLEPGLKTALLAQFVVGPLWQDRYDILALRLNRATPAAVARAHKAGNELHVWTVNQPSDMARFLDMGVDNIITDRPDVLAELMAERAGLNDGERLAMQIRNWLR
- a CDS encoding LysR family transcriptional regulator: MKYSFRQLEVFLAAAHFQNITRAAESLAMSQSAASSALKELESQFDIQLFDRVGKRLQLNELGRLYRPKAEALLAQARELEQAFSKHSEVGALKVGATLTIGNYLAVGVMAEYMSSPNHPKVSLEVANTSTIARRVRDFELDIGLIEGELQASELEVIPWREDRLVAFCYPAHPLAGKGKLTDDDLRAATWILREQGSGTRQSFERGMHGLLPDLNVLLELEHTEAIKRAVEANLGIGCLSEVVLADAFKRGSLVPLNVPHRPFDRHFYFILHKQKYRSAGIARWMTLCEEL
- a CDS encoding universal stress protein, with the protein product MLDHLILTVDYTKEWEQAMEQLPALLKLLGTRKITLTYVLQTHKRLRPDDTEGSATERLRRIGEHLESSLGIATATHVARGFVAQEVQALAKKLNADGVVACNRSHRAAKELFFGNTALNLARTTKVPLLIIPVQDQPSAAEEEILLATDGSKASFNAQAAFEELMANRHTGRVVWAHSEEPEQSDEATEQRINELAERHPNVHRNILTGRPVDQILQTINETRPLLTIMGKRGSTPIQEIMIGSTTEHVAAGSPYPVLMIP